From Ureaplasma urealyticum serovar 8 str. ATCC 27618:
AAGATTCAGGTTCAAAACCAGAATGAATGGTAATGACAAGAATTCCTGTTACTCCATCTGAAACACGACCAATTATTTCTTTAGATGGTGGTCGTTTTACAACTTCTGATACAAATAATTTTTATCGTAAAATTATTATCCGTAATGAACGTTTAAAACAAATGCAAGCAACAGATGCTCCAGAAATTTTATTAGATAATGAAAAACGTTTATTACAAGAAGCAGTTGACTCATTATTTGATAATAACTCACGTAAAAAACCAGTTGTTGGTAAAGATAAACGTCCTTTAAAATCATTATCAAATCATCTTAAAGGAAAACAAGGGTTATTTAGACAAAACTTATTAGGAAAACGTGTTGATTACTCAGGTCGTTCTGTAATTGTTGTTGGTCCAGAGTTAAAAATGTATGAGGTAGGTATTCCTGCTTTAATGATTTTAAAACTATTTAGACCATACATTATTTCTGAATTAATTCGTAAACGTGATGAATTTGGTAATGAAATTCAACCAATTTGTGCCAATATTAAATTAGCTGAACAAAAAATTCTTGCACAAGATGATGAAATTTGACCAGTTGTTGAAAAAGTTATTAAACAACGTCCTGTAATTTTAAACCGTGCCCCAACATTACACCGTTTAGGTATTCAAGCCTTTGAACCAAAAATGGTAGATGGAAAAGCGATTCGTTTACACCCATTAGTTACAACTGCTTTTAATGCGGACTTCGATGGGGACCAAATGGCTGTTCACATTCCTTTATCAAAAGAAGCAGTAGCTGAAGCACGTTCAATTCTTTTAGCTTCATGACATATTCTTGGACCAAAAGATGGAAAACCAATTATTACTCCAACTCAAGATATGATTTTAGGAATTTACTATTTAACAAAAGAAAAATTCCCTCAACCAATTGAAGAAATGATACTTAAAGATCCAGTTCAAGCAAGAATTGAATTTATTAATCATTTCCACATCTTTGCAACACAAGATGAAGCCATTCGTGCTTATAAACTAAAAACAATACGAATCAATGATGTAATTGGAATTACAACAAAAGCTTTTGATAATAAATCATTTAGCAAAGAAGGTATTTTAGTTACAACAGTTGGAAAGATTATTTTCAACCAAGCATTCCCAACAAATTTCCCATATATTAATGATGTTAAAAATTTATATGGTGATAACCAATTCGAAATTATTGGAATGCATGAAAGCATTTTAGATTATCTAAAAGCTTACAACCTAAAAGAACCTTTAACTAAAAAGACTTTATCAACAGTAATTGATTATTTATACAAAGTTTCTGAAATTGAAGTTGTACCTCAAACAATGGATAAAATTAAGGCTTTAGGGTTTAAATACTCAATGATTTCAGCGACAAGTATTTCTGCTTTTGACATTCCATCTTATGATCAAAAATATGAATACTTCAAAGAAACTGATGAACTAGTTGCAAAACTTCGCGAGTTTTATTTAGATGGAAAATTAACTGATGATGAACGATATACAAAAGTTGTTCAAGCTTGATCACAAACAAAAGACAAAGTTACTCACGATATTGAGAAGTTAATTAATTCTGATGAATATAAAGACAATCCAATCGTAATCATGGCTAAATCAGGAGCTCGTGGTAATACATCAAACTTTACTCAATTAGCAGGGATGCGTGGGTTAATGTCAAAATCATATAATTATGATCAAAAAAATAATAGTGGTGTTATTAAAGATACAATTGAAATTCCAATTAAACACTCATTTATTGAAGGATTATCAGTTAGTGAATACTTCAACTCATCATTTGGTGCTCGTAAAGGGATGACCGATACAGCGATGAAAACTGCGAAATCAGGATACATGACTCGTAAATTAGTTGATTCAACACAAGCTGTTGTTATTAAAGGTAATGATTGTGGTACAAAAGAAGGTATTATTGTTCGTGAAATTCGAAATACAAAAGATAATACTTCAATTGAATCATTAAAAGATCGTATTGTTGGACGATTTAGTATTAATCCAATTTATGATACAAAAAATAAATTGATTATTGAAGGTGATAAATTAATTACTAATGAAATCGCTAATATGATTCAAAATTCAGGTATTCGTGAAGTTGAAGTTCGTTCACCACTGCATTGTTCATCACTTTATGGTGTTTGTCAAAAATGTTTTGGTTTAGACTTATCAACAAACAAATTAATCGAAACTGGTACAGCAATTGGGGTTATTGCTGCTCAATCAATTGGGGAACCAGGTACACAGTTAACAATGCGTACCTTCCATACTGGTGGGGTTGCTGGTGATACTAATATTACCCAAGGTTTTGAAAGAATTAAACAATTATTTGATTGCATCCAACCACAAGAAAATGAAAAAGCAATTATTTCACAAGTTAAAGGCACTGTTGATCGAATTGAAAAAGATTCAAACACTAATGGTTATAATGTTGTAATTAAATACAATAAAGATAACTTTGTAAGTTATCCAACACGTCCAAACGCTGTTTTACGTATTAAAACAGGTGATAATGTTGTTGCTGGTCAAAAAATAACTGAAGGGTCAATCGATGTTAATGATTTACTAAAATATGCAGGTATTGAAAATGTACGTCATTACATTATTAAAGAAGTTCAAAAAGTTTATCGTATGCAAGGGATTGAAATTTCAGATAAATATATTGAAGTAATTATTTCACAACTTACAAATAAAGTAACAATTACTAATCCAGGTGATTCAGGATTGTTTGTTGGGGAAACAATTAGTATTAATGAATTTACTGAAGTTGCTCAAAGTATGCTTGTTAATAAGAAAAAACCACCAAGTGCAATTAACCAAGTATTTGGTTTAGATCATGCACCAAGTAAATCAGGTTCATTCTTATCTGCTGCTTCATTCCAAGATACAAAGAAAATCTTAACCGATGCTGCTGCACGTTCACAAAAAGACATGTTAATTGGTCTAAAAGAAAACGTTATTTTAGGAAACCTAATTCCTGCTGGAACTGGATTAAAAGACGTTGAAGAAGTGATTGCTTACGGTGAAGAAATGTATAAAAAACAATACTAAACCCTTTTATTAAAAAATTACACAAAAGCACTATAATATTTACGTAGATGTGTTGCACACATTTACGTTTTATTTATATGTTTTTATTGTATTCTATTTTTATTAAAGAGTAAATAATCCAAAAATAGGAGAAAACAAGATGAAGATATTAAAAAATAAGAAATTTTGAGCATTAACAATAGGTAGTGCTTTAATTGGTGTGAGTGTTATTGCATCAGTAGCTTCATGTTATGGTTCAAACGTACAATCTAAATTAAGCGATAAATTAGTTGAAGACGAAAATAATAATTACTATGTAGCATATGAAATCACTAACTATGACAAACTAAAAGATAGTGAAAAAGCACAATTAGAAAAAATTAGCTTTGCAACTTCAATTACACCAGTTGATAAAACAAAAAACTCACAAGTTTTTAACGCTAAAGTAAATGATGGTATTATATTTAATAAACAAACAAAAACATTCTACATTAAATTAGTCCGTAAGCCAGAACTTGGTGAAAGTATTATTATTTTACCAAGTGATTCAATTTTAAAAACACACGGTTTTGTTGTTGTAAACGAAAATTTAAAATTTGTTAAAATTAACAAAAAAGGTGAAGTACAAACAACACCAAGCAAACCAGCAGTTGAAAAGAAGGACAATTTACTTGTTAAAACAGTTGTATTTTCAAAAGTTGTTGATGCAAAATCAACTTTAAGTTTTGAATTAAGTACATTAGAATTAGCTGATGAAGCAAAAGTTGAAATTAGTGTTGAATTATCTACTAAAAAAGTTGATGCATCTGATACTAAAGATGTTATTGCTCCAACTTTAGCAAAAGCAGTATTAGATAAAACAACTAAAAAAATTAATGTTGAAATTAGTAATTTAGCACAAGGGCAAAAATACACTGTCGCTAAATTAACACTTAATGGTAAAGAAATTGCTTTAAGTGATGAACAAAAACAAGTAGCATTAAGCGTTACAAAAGAAGATAATAAAGAAAATCCAACTCCTTTACCACCAGTACCAAAAGCAAATAAATAATAATTAAATCATAATAAACAATAGGATATAAAAATCTGATGACTTTTTAATTAGCATCAGATTTTTTTGTGTCATATTAATTATTTAAAATAAAAATTTAGTTAGCTTCAATTAAAATAGCAAAATTATTTAAACCAACATGGGCATAAATACATCCAGGTAGATATGAAACTTTAATTTCAACATCTTGCTGGATTTTTTCTTGTAATGATGTTTTTAGTGAATTGATTTGTGATTCGTTTTCTAAATCAGTAAGAATAACAATGTTTTTAATACCATTAGTACGTCATTGATTTTGGTCATTAATAATATCTAATAGTTTATCGATAGCGATTGATAAATTTGGTGTTTTATCCATAAAATCTAATTGACCATTTCAACGAACAATTAATTTTAAACGTAATGCTTTTGCTATGATTCCTTTAGTTTTCTTAACACGCCCGCCCGCAATTAATTGATCTAAATTATTGACAATAACACCACCAATAATTTTTTGTGAACGTTCTTTAACTAATGCTATTAATTCTTCATCACTTGGATTATTTTTTAGTAGCGAATTGATTTCATCAACTAATCATAAAATACCAATGGAAACAGAACGTGAGTCAATACATACTAGATGCTTGTCTTTATAATCTTCTTTAATAATACTTAAAGACTCAAAATAACTTGATAAACCACTTGATAACGTTAAAATAACAACACGATCGTATTTTGTAAATAACTCGTCTAATTTATTCATAACAAAGCCTGGTGAAGGTAATGAAGTATGAATACTTGTTTTATTAATTAATATTTGTTTTAATTGTTCTTGACTAACATCAATAACATCTTTTAATTGTTGTTCAACTTGATGTTCTTTAACAATTAATTGAATGGGTACAAAATACACATTATCATCTTTAATATCTAAAACATTAGCGCCAGTATCGATTAAAATTGCTGTTTTCATGTATTTACCTCTAGTTAACTAAAACTTATTTAAAAATTATAATAAAAACTTCATTATTAACTATGATTAAAAGTTAGATAAGCTTAATTTAATATTATAATTTATTAATAAAGAGGATCCATCTCTTTAAAAAATTGGAGTTGAAATGTATATTTATTATAATAGAACAAGTTTAAATGATACGTTAATATTTTTAAAAAATAATGAGCAATATGATCATCAAGTATTTTTAAATGATGACTTATTGCTTTTTTATCGCAATAAAGAATTAATTGGATTTAATTTATGAAATGCAAGTAAATATCTAGAAAATTTAAGCGAGGGGTATTTATATCCTAGTTTAGAATTAATGCAAAAATTAAGCAATTTAACAAAAACAAAATTAGTGCCAAATGATGATTTTAAAGGTTTTATTGTTGGTGTAATTTTAGAAGCTAATTTAATTCCTAACACGCATTTACATGTTTGTTTAGTTGATATTGGTAATCAACAAGTACAAATTGTATGCGGCGCTCAAAATGCACGTGTTGGTTTAAAAACAGTTGTCGCAACACCTAATTTATTAATGCCAAATGGCAATGAGATTAAAAAGTCAAAATTAATGAACTATGATTCGTTTGGGATGTTATGTTCACAAAAAGAATTAAATATTGAAGGTTTTAATTCACAAGGAATTGTTGAACTTAACGAACAATATCAAGTTGGTCAATTGTTTACAAAAGTTTATAGTAATTTGAAATAAGGTAATTAAAGTAGGTAAAAGTCAATGCCAAAAAATCATGATATATTATTATTTAGTTTATCGAATTCCCATCAATTAGCTAATAAAATTGCTAATTTACTTAAAATTGAATTATCACCAATTAGAATTGATAAATTTGCTGATGGTGAGTTCATTGTAGCTCCTCAAGTACCAGTGCGTGGACGTCGTGTAATTATTATTCAATCAACATCAAAACCTGTTAATGATAGTTTAATGGAATTATTAATTGCGATTGATTCAATTAAACGAGCTAGTGCTAAAGCAATTAGTGTTGTAATTCCTTATTATGGATATGCTCGTCAAGATCGAAAAGCTAAACCACGCGAACCAATTACAGCACGTTTAGTTGCTAAGATGATTGAGAGTGCAGGAGCAACAAGTGTATTAACTTGAGATATCCACTCTTTACAAACACAAGGCTTCTTTGATATTCCCTTTGATTCACTAGAAGCTGTGTGAGTTTTAATGAAACATTATTTTGATGCTTATAAAGATTCATCAAATATAACGATTGTTTCACCAGATTATGGTGGTGTAAAACGTGCACGTGAAATTTCAATAGCTACTGGTGCGACATTAGCAATTGTTGATAAACGTCGATCTGGCAAAAATCAAGTTGAAATTAATAATGTTTTAGGTGATGTTCAAGGACGTGATTGCGTAATTGTTGATGATATGATTGATACTGGTGGAACAATTTTAGGAGCTGCTAAAATTGTGCGTGAAAAGGGTGCTAAATCAATAACAATTATTGCAACGCATGGTTTATTTAATAACAATGCTCGCGAACGTTTTGAACAAGCAATTAAAGATAAAATTATCAATAAAGTTTGCATCGCTGATACAATTGAAAACGAACCTTTTGAAGGTCTTGAAATCGTAAGTATTGCTCCAGCAATTGCTAAATGTATTGAAATTTATTCAAAAGGTGCTGGTTCAATGTCATTTGTTCATGATGAGAATTCAAAATTCTTATTTACTAAAAAGAATAATAAGTAATTAATGAATAAACCAATTATTCAAGAAGTTATTGTTGTTGAAGGTAAAACAGATGCCCAAAAAATTGATCAATTAGTTAATGCACAAATTATTACTACTAATGGATCAGAAATTAGTAAAAAAACTTTAGCTTTAATTAAACAAGCACAATTATCAAAAGGGGTTATTTTGTTTTTAGATCCTGATTATCAAGGTGAAAAAATTCGTAAAACAATTACTAATTATTTAAAATATGGTATCACAAAGCAATGTTTTATTAGTAAAGATAGTATGTTAGATAATGCTAAAAAAATTGGAA
This genomic window contains:
- the rnmV gene encoding ribonuclease M5, whose protein sequence is MNKPIIQEVIVVEGKTDAQKIDQLVNAQIITTNGSEISKKTLALIKQAQLSKGVILFLDPDYQGEKIRKTITNYLKYGITKQCFISKDSMLDNAKKIGIAEANNDALLKALKSQATFIINPIESISWLEYLTLNLNNKKMRLMLCDYLNISYCNHKQLFKRLNMMQKTLEQIKAIIKEF
- the rpoC gene encoding DNA-directed RNA polymerase subunit beta'; the encoded protein is MSQKGIKSLTISIASPEQILSWSKGEITKPETINYKSLKPEPNGLFDESIFGPSKDYECYCGKYRKVKHKGKVCERCHVEITESIVRRERMGHIELAAPVAHIWFTKELPSPSKISLLLDITYKEVDQVVYFVNYIVLDEGNNEYDGKSIFNKKEVLDLTSPKNSIRSRNKLRRTLRNIQERIEEELNHEREALIQDFDYRLAVTYDQMLKDSNIPFSVKDVMAFIEKHTGVRFGIGAEAIHELLEKLNLEEEHEKIKQAIQNSPNAYDQKTKRLLRRLECVRWIKDSGSKPEWMVMTRIPVTPSETRPIISLDGGRFTTSDTNNFYRKIIIRNERLKQMQATDAPEILLDNEKRLLQEAVDSLFDNNSRKKPVVGKDKRPLKSLSNHLKGKQGLFRQNLLGKRVDYSGRSVIVVGPELKMYEVGIPALMILKLFRPYIISELIRKRDEFGNEIQPICANIKLAEQKILAQDDEIWPVVEKVIKQRPVILNRAPTLHRLGIQAFEPKMVDGKAIRLHPLVTTAFNADFDGDQMAVHIPLSKEAVAEARSILLASWHILGPKDGKPIITPTQDMILGIYYLTKEKFPQPIEEMILKDPVQARIEFINHFHIFATQDEAIRAYKLKTIRINDVIGITTKAFDNKSFSKEGILVTTVGKIIFNQAFPTNFPYINDVKNLYGDNQFEIIGMHESILDYLKAYNLKEPLTKKTLSTVIDYLYKVSEIEVVPQTMDKIKALGFKYSMISATSISAFDIPSYDQKYEYFKETDELVAKLREFYLDGKLTDDERYTKVVQAWSQTKDKVTHDIEKLINSDEYKDNPIVIMAKSGARGNTSNFTQLAGMRGLMSKSYNYDQKNNSGVIKDTIEIPIKHSFIEGLSVSEYFNSSFGARKGMTDTAMKTAKSGYMTRKLVDSTQAVVIKGNDCGTKEGIIVREIRNTKDNTSIESLKDRIVGRFSINPIYDTKNKLIIEGDKLITNEIANMIQNSGIREVEVRSPLHCSSLYGVCQKCFGLDLSTNKLIETGTAIGVIAAQSIGEPGTQLTMRTFHTGGVAGDTNITQGFERIKQLFDCIQPQENEKAIISQVKGTVDRIEKDSNTNGYNVVIKYNKDNFVSYPTRPNAVLRIKTGDNVVAGQKITEGSIDVNDLLKYAGIENVRHYIIKEVQKVYRMQGIEISDKYIEVIISQLTNKVTITNPGDSGLFVGETISINEFTEVAQSMLVNKKKPPSAINQVFGLDHAPSKSGSFLSAASFQDTKKILTDAAARSQKDMLIGLKENVILGNLIPAGTGLKDVEEVIAYGEEMYKKQY
- the ytpR gene encoding YtpR family tRNA-binding protein, yielding MYIYYNRTSLNDTLIFLKNNEQYDHQVFLNDDLLLFYRNKELIGFNLWNASKYLENLSEGYLYPSLELMQKLSNLTKTKLVPNDDFKGFIVGVILEANLIPNTHLHVCLVDIGNQQVQIVCGAQNARVGLKTVVATPNLLMPNGNEIKKSKLMNYDSFGMLCSQKELNIEGFNSQGIVELNEQYQVGQLFTKVYSNLK
- a CDS encoding ribose-phosphate pyrophosphokinase gives rise to the protein MPKNHDILLFSLSNSHQLANKIANLLKIELSPIRIDKFADGEFIVAPQVPVRGRRVIIIQSTSKPVNDSLMELLIAIDSIKRASAKAISVVIPYYGYARQDRKAKPREPITARLVAKMIESAGATSVLTWDIHSLQTQGFFDIPFDSLEAVWVLMKHYFDAYKDSSNITIVSPDYGGVKRAREISIATGATLAIVDKRRSGKNQVEINNVLGDVQGRDCVIVDDMIDTGGTILGAAKIVREKGAKSITIIATHGLFNNNARERFEQAIKDKIINKVCIADTIENEPFEGLEIVSIAPAIAKCIEIYSKGAGSMSFVHDENSKFLFTKKNNK
- a CDS encoding MBA family surface membrane protein, which gives rise to MKILKNKKFWALTIGSALIGVSVIASVASCYGSNVQSKLSDKLVEDENNNYYVAYEITNYDKLKDSEKAQLEKISFATSITPVDKTKNSQVFNAKVNDGIIFNKQTKTFYIKLVRKPELGESIIILPSDSILKTHGFVVVNENLKFVKINKKGEVQTTPSKPAVEKKDNLLVKTVVFSKVVDAKSTLSFELSTLELADEAKVEISVELSTKKVDASDTKDVIAPTLAKAVLDKTTKKINVEISNLAQGQKYTVAKLTLNGKEIALSDEQKQVALSVTKEDNKENPTPLPPVPKANK
- a CDS encoding DegV family protein; the protein is MKTAILIDTGANVLDIKDDNVYFVPIQLIVKEHQVEQQLKDVIDVSQEQLKQILINKTSIHTSLPSPGFVMNKLDELFTKYDRVVILTLSSGLSSYFESLSIIKEDYKDKHLVCIDSRSVSIGILWLVDEINSLLKNNPSDEELIALVKERSQKIIGGVIVNNLDQLIAGGRVKKTKGIIAKALRLKLIVRWNGQLDFMDKTPNLSIAIDKLLDIINDQNQWRTNGIKNIVILTDLENESQINSLKTSLQEKIQQDVEIKVSYLPGCIYAHVGLNNFAILIEAN